Part of the Bradyrhizobium sp. AZCC 1721 genome, TTGTTCATTTTCCAGATGCTCGCCACGAACTCCGCTGGGCCCTCTCCCCCCTTGCGGGGGAGAGTTGGAGAGAGGGGTAAGCCACGCACACCGGCGCTCGTGGCTACCCCTCTCCCTGATCCTCTCCCGCAAGGGGAGAGGGAACGGAGGGAGCGTGCTGTGACGCACGAAGAGCAAAGGCGATCGCGTCGCCTCTTGCGATCACGCCGCGCGCTGACCGCTGCCGGCATCGAGCCCGGCATAAACCCCGCGCTCAAACCCTGCAAAGGCCTCCAGGCATTTTGCGTCGGCGAACGGCAACAACTGCATCAGGATCACACCGCTGACGTCGCGCGCCGGGTCGATCCAGAAATAGGTGTTGGCGAGACCGGCCCAGGCCAGGCTTCCGGCGCTGCGCCCCTCGGCCGTCTGGGCGGTGTTGATGAGGAACGAGAGCCCCCACTTCTTGACGATGTCGGGATAGAGATCGACATCGTTGGTGTAGATCGGCGCCACCGTCACCATCTTGCCCATCGTGAGATCGCCGATGTGGTTCTGGCTCATCAGCGCGACCGTCTCGGGCTTCAGCACCTCGTTGCCGTTGCCGCGGCCCTTGTTGAGGATCATCTGGGTGAACTTGATGTAGTCGGCCGCCGTGCCGTAGAGGCCGCCACCGCCCATGTGGAATTCCGGCTCCTGCTCGAGTTCGAACGGGATCGGCGCCAGCGAGCCGTCCGCGCCGCGGGCATGCATGCCGACCAGCCGCTGGCGCATCGAGTCAGTGATCTTGAAGGCGGTGTCGTTCATGCCGAGCGGCGTGAACATGTGGTCGCGCAAATACGCATCGAGCCGCTTGCCGCTGACGGCTTCCACTGCCCTGCCGACGAAATCGATACTGGTGCCGTATTCCCAGCGCGTGCCGGGCTCGGTCATGATCGGCGTCTTCAGCGCGGCGAGCTGGCAGGTGGTGATCGCCGGGGTTCCGGTCTTGTCGAGATACTGCGCGCACTCGACGCTCCACATGTTGTAGGCAAAGCCGGCGGTGTGGGTCATCAGATGACGCAGCGTGATCGGCTTCGTCGCGGGACGCAGCTTCGGCTCGCCATTGGCGTCGAAACCCTCCAGCACTTGCGGGCTGGCGAGGTCAGGCAGCACTTTTCCGATCGGCTCGTCGAGCGAGAGCTTGCCTTGCTCCACGAGCTGCATGCCGGCCGCGGCCGTGATCGCCTTGGTCATCGAGGCGATCCAGAACACGCTGTCTGCGGTCATGGCATCGTCCTTGGAAAGGTCGCGCTGGCCGAACGCGCCCTGGTAGATCACCTCACTCCCGGTGGCCGCCATCGCGACCACGCCGGGAATTTCCTTCGCCTCGCATTTCTGACGCAGAATCTGATCGATCGCGGCCTTGCTTTGCATCGGTCTCCTCCCGCTGTTTTTTATGGAGTGGCGCGATCTTCCTCCCGGCCGCGTGATCCCGCAAGCGCTCGGCGGACGCTGCCGCCAATGTCGCGATCTCGTGATAAGCAAGGACGGTGGGCAGCAGGCGCGCCGGGCTGGCGGCACAAAACGGCAACACCTCGCCGCATTCTGCGGGGGACGCAGGGCAATGGCAGTGACCGGTTTAACCATCCACGATAACGTGATTAGGCCTGCGATTCCCTTCGCCGATCTTTTTCAGTAAGGCGTTCAGATTCCAGCACAAACGCCAGAGCGTTGGCTGGGTCAAATTAACCAAAATGGTTGTCATTTCTCTGCTGTGCATAGGTACGCAATGATTTCGACTTGGAGTGAATGGAAGCGCTATCCCCGTCCCGGGCGTAGCGAAAATATCGAGGCGCCGATCTCGCCCGGCATTTATGAGGTGCGCTACGCGGGCACCGGCGCGCTGCACTCGTTCGAGGCGGTCGATAACGTCGCCCAGGCGCTGGCGCTTTTGCCGGTCGGTGGTTCCAAGTCCTGGTTCAGCCGCCGCGACCCCGCCAAACTGCCCGATCTCGAATACCGCACCTGCGCGACCTCCACCAAAGCCGACGCCAAGGCCGCCGCGCAGCGCATGATCGGCCGCCGCGAGGCGTATTTGAGCGGGGCGGCGTAACGCGACACCGTCACCCTCAAAATTGCTTGAAGCAGACCCGCGTCTGCCGCCGGTGCATCGGCGCTGGTTTGGGCCTATACTCGGACCAATCCTTCAATAAAATCCGAGGAGTACGCCATGAACCCGCCCGTCGCCGCACGCGCTTCAAAAACCTCCACCCCCTCGCTGCACGATCGCCTGAAAGACCCCTCGCTGCTGCGCGACCGCTGCTACATCGACGGCGCCTGGGTCGGCACGCCGTCGCGCCCGGTCACCAATCCGGTCAACGGTGTCGAACTCGCAAAAGTCCCGGCGTTCAGCACGGCCGAAGCGACGCAAGCCGTCGAAGCCGCCGAGCGCGCATTCCCCGCCTGGGCCAAGCTCACCGCCAAACAGCGCTCCAACATTTTGCGAAAGTGGTTCGAGCTGATCGCGGCCAACCGCGAGGATCTCGCGCTGATCCTCACGTCGGAACAAGGCAAGCCGCTGGCGGAAGCGCTCGGTGAAGTCGATATCGGCGGCGCCTATGTCGAATTCTTCGCCGAGGAAGCCCGCCGCGTCTATGGCGAAACCATTCCGACCCAGCGGCCGGATGCACGTCTGCTCGCCATCAAGCAGCCGATCGGCGTCTGCGGCGCGATCACGCCGTGGAATTTCCCGTGCTCGATGATCACGCGGAAAGTTTCGCCGGCGCTCGCCGCCGGCTGCACCGTGGTGCTCAAGCCCGCCAATGAAACGCCGCTGACCGCGCTGGCGCTGGTCGCGCTCGCCGAAAAGGCCGGCGTGCCCAAGGGCGTGTTCAACATCCTCACCGGCAATTCGTCCGCGATCGGCAAGGTGCTGTGCGAGCATCCCGCGGTGCGGTTCGTCGGCTTCACCGGCTCGACCGAGGTCGGAAAGATTCTCTATCAGCAGGCCGCCGTCGGCGTAAAGAAGCTCGGCCTCGAGCTCGGCGGCAACGCGCCGTTCGTGGTGTTCGACGACGCCGATATCGATGCCGCGGTCGAGGGCGCGATGATCTCGAAATACCGCAACATGGGCCAGACCTGCGTCTGCGCCAACCGCATCTACGCCCAGGACAAGATCTACGACGCGTTCGTCGAGAAGCTTTCCAAGAAGGTCGCTGCGATGAAGATCGGCGACGGCACGGAGCAAGGCGTGGTGCAGGG contains:
- a CDS encoding serine hydrolase domain-containing protein → MQSKAAIDQILRQKCEAKEIPGVVAMAATGSEVIYQGAFGQRDLSKDDAMTADSVFWIASMTKAITAAAGMQLVEQGKLSLDEPIGKVLPDLASPQVLEGFDANGEPKLRPATKPITLRHLMTHTAGFAYNMWSVECAQYLDKTGTPAITTCQLAALKTPIMTEPGTRWEYGTSIDFVGRAVEAVSGKRLDAYLRDHMFTPLGMNDTAFKITDSMRQRLVGMHARGADGSLAPIPFELEQEPEFHMGGGGLYGTAADYIKFTQMILNKGRGNGNEVLKPETVALMSQNHIGDLTMGKMVTVAPIYTNDVDLYPDIVKKWGLSFLINTAQTAEGRSAGSLAWAGLANTYFWIDPARDVSGVILMQLLPFADAKCLEAFAGFERGVYAGLDAGSGQRAA
- a CDS encoding NAD-dependent succinate-semialdehyde dehydrogenase, with the protein product MNPPVAARASKTSTPSLHDRLKDPSLLRDRCYIDGAWVGTPSRPVTNPVNGVELAKVPAFSTAEATQAVEAAERAFPAWAKLTAKQRSNILRKWFELIAANREDLALILTSEQGKPLAEALGEVDIGGAYVEFFAEEARRVYGETIPTQRPDARLLAIKQPIGVCGAITPWNFPCSMITRKVSPALAAGCTVVLKPANETPLTALALVALAEKAGVPKGVFNILTGNSSAIGKVLCEHPAVRFVGFTGSTEVGKILYQQAAVGVKKLGLELGGNAPFVVFDDADIDAAVEGAMISKYRNMGQTCVCANRIYAQDKIYDAFVEKLSKKVAAMKIGDGTEQGVVQGPLINMDAVLKVEKHIENAVKGGAKIVTGGKRHALGGSFFEPTVLSNVKPDALVAHEETFGPLAPVFRFKDEADVIAMCNASPFGLASYFYSRDLGRVWRVAEALESGMVGVNTGLITTEVAPFGGVKESGLGREGSHHGMEEYVEIKYVMMAGV